The Etheostoma spectabile isolate EspeVRDwgs_2016 chromosome 23, UIUC_Espe_1.0, whole genome shotgun sequence genome includes a window with the following:
- the nrip2 gene encoding nuclear receptor-interacting protein 2, whose product MSEAKKGELAIRDKAILHQQRRLKQATQFTHKDSADLLPLDGLKRLGTSKDLQPHSIVQRRLMEGNFTRLRGEAYDPNARVRSPLADMKDGPADTEERSESTADDSTEERESLEESERSLRSDEEDDSSEAGARQTAEKAEGTESSTLLTALVVPCKCGETEVKASINTGSQHNHISTSCCRRLGLVPSSPCGESSSSVTDVQLQLGRQTVRCSAYVKEDEAFELCLGLQTLLELKCSLDLSSRVLKLQGCGEELPFLNPSTDSQCQHDTNENL is encoded by the exons ATGAGTGAGGCGAAGAAAGGTGAGCTTGCCATCCGGGATAAAGCCATCCTTCACCAGCAGAGGCGTCTGAAGCAGGCCACCCAGTTCACACACAAGGACTCAGCTGACCTCCTGCCTCTGGATGGGCTGAAGAGACTGGGCACATCTAAAGACTTG CAACCTCACAGCATTGTCCAGCGTCGCCTGATGGAGGGAAACTTTACGCGGCTGCGAGGGGAGGCCTATGACCCCAACGCCAGGGTTCGCTCCCCGCTGGCCGACATGAAAGACGGACCGGCTGACACCGAAGAGAGGAGTGAGAGCACTGCCGACGACTCTACAGAGGAGAGGGAGTCTCTGGAGGAGAGCGAGAGGAGCCTACGGTCGGACGAAGAGGACGACAGCAGCGAAGCAGGAGCCCGACAGACAGCTGAGAAGGCCGAGGGCACCGAGAGCTCGACCCTCCTCACAGCTCTGGTTGTTCCATGCAAG TGCGGCGAGACTGAAGTCAAGGCGTCCATCAACACCGGCAGCCAACATAACCACATCTCCACCTCCTGCTGCCGGAGGCTGGG ACTGGTGCCCAGTTCACCATGTGGTGAGAGCAGCTCATCAGTGACTGATGTGCAGCTgcagctgggcagacagacGGTCCGGTGTTCCGCCTACGTCAAAG AGGATGAGGCGTTTGAACTGTGCCTGGGTCTTCAGACTCTGTTGGAACTTAAA tgctccctTGACCTGAGCAGCCGGGTCCTGAAGCTGCAGGGCTGCGGCGAGGAACTGCCCTTCCTGAACCCTTCGACCGACAGCCAGTGCCAACACGACACCAACGAGAACCTGTGA